In Aspergillus fumigatus Af293 chromosome 6, whole genome shotgun sequence, the genomic window AGTCGGAGAGGTAAGACTGTCAAAGAGACCGCCACCGAGGCCACTGCTGGCTGAGGCGGTGGGTGACGTGATCTTGGGAGCCGCCGGACTGGATTTTGCACTGGCAAAGGTCGTCAAGTTGGCAAAAGGCGAGGGCTTTTCGGCTGGCTTGGAAGGCGGGGAAGTGGTCGAGGGGAAGCTCAGTCCGCTGAACGCGTCGGTCAATCCGCCCAAGTTGGAAGACGACGATTGCGGGGCCGGAGATGCTAAATCTCCAAACGAAGACTCGCGCTCATGTTGTACGGGAGGCTGGGGCTTGGAATAAAGAGACAGGATGGATTGTTTCAAATCAGGTCGAGACATCCCGGCCGAGCCACCAGGGGTAGAAGCGGTACTGGCTGGACGGCTGGTGGACGCCGGCTGAGCGCTCCCGAAGAAATCGAGTCCCAGCAACGAATCACCCGGTCGAGCCGGCTTTGTGGCAGGCTGTGATTGCGACTGTTGCCTGGGCGCAGCGATCCGCGGCGTGGGATCTGTGGTGCTAGGGCGAACCGGGGGAGTAATTGGCTCGTTATCACCGAAGAAGTCAATAGATGCTTGGGGGCGATGCGTGATCGGAGGTTGGCTTGTATTCGCTACTCGCTGAGACGAGGAACGCTCGAtctttgccttttcctgGACGACTGCAAGAGGCTGAAAGGGATGTCAATTCAATCGCAGATTCAACAGATGCGCCGGTAGAGCTTACCACGTTGTCGTCACCCACGTCCAACGTTGCCGGGTCGGGCATTGGCCCATCCATAACCCACCGCTTTGATTCATATTTGGTGCGAATAAAGTTCTCGATCTTACTATCCATGTTTCCATTAGCGTTGGTATACTGCTGTGACGGCGAGGCCGACTCACGCTTCCGAGGGGACGTGACCAGGTGCCAGTTTGGCTTCCCAGTATCTGCGAATCCATGATCAGAATGATATCCAACCTGCAAGAATTAACGGCTCGACACATACTTGTTCGCTCTGGCATTGCCCCATTTGATAACACTCTGGAGTTGTTCATCGGTCCACGAATCGAGATCGACAGACTTCACTCGGCTGATATGGGTACCCATCCCCCTGTGGATGCCCGAGCAACGGATACATATGAAGATTCCCAAATTCCATGAGGCCCATCGCGGGTCTAGCAGAATATATCGTCAGCGAAactgagcaagaagaagagctcaAAGGCGCAGAGTGGCAGTTGGATGTAGGCAGATACGACAAGACCAGGATATTTGGGGGCGGGCACAACTCACGCTTGTTGCGCTTGCAATCAGCACATATCTTATTGCATTCGATTTTCAGCAGGTTCTTGATGACCTGCTGGTTCTGCGCAGCCTGGGAAGGAGTCGCACGTCGAGACATGACAGCTGGTAGCGCGGTCCTCTCGATGGCTGTAAGAGATGGAAGTAATGGTTGTTGTTGTATTTGGGGAATTCAATAGTGGATGACAATCACCAAGTGGCGGATGCGGtgcggcctgaggcagccaaTTGTGGATGCCCGATGACGGCCGCACGTGCCAGACATGCAAGACGGAGTCAACAAAAGACTAGAAATTCGGATATAAAGCAAATTATCGAGTCCATGAGTCTATTATGTGAAATAAAGCTTTGAGAATTTTTATAAAAGCATGTTATGGTCTGCGTACGCCCTCATCTCATACTATGACTCCTTGCCGTCagaatgtcatcatcaaactACTACTATATAATTGGGTTTTCGCATCTCAGATCCTCATGCCTTCGACTTCGCTgcctcttcatcctcggtaAACTTCAAACTAATACTGTTCACGCAATGCCTTTCATCTGTCGGCGTAGGATACCCCTCACCCTTAAAGACATGGCCCAAATGACCCCCGCAGTTACTACACACAATCTCCGTCCGCTCCATCCCAAACGAGCGATCCGTATGTCTGGTCACCGCACCGGGGATGGAGTCAAAGTATGCAGGCCAGCCGCACCCGGACTTGAATTTATGCGTGGCCTTGTAGAGCGGGGCGTTGCAGCCGGCGCAGGTGTAGACACCCTTGGACGAGAAATGGGAGTCATATTCGCCCGTGTAAGGGGGCTCTGTGCCTTTTTCGCGCAGGACGCGAAACTGTTCTGTTCAAGAGATTAGAACGCTGTTCTTTTGTCTATAGTGTATTGTAGAAGGATGCTCGCCTGGTGACAGGACTGCCCGCCATTCCGCCTCACTTCGTTGCTCGGGGTAGGACATGTTGGACTCCTCGGCTTTGGCACTTGAGCTGAAGAATGAGCTTAGAAATGGAATGGTGGGCGCAGCTTTGAGGGCTGTCGCTCTTGAGACTGGAAAAGGTATCCTGGTAATGGATCGTGGAGAAAGGGATGTGATGGAAGGTGCAGTGGtgaggatgcggagaaaACGAGTGAAGTGTTGGAAACGCATCGGGGTGGACCGTAAATTATGTGCTCTGGGTTAGCGAGAGAAGATCAGGCCGAGATTCTGCTTAGGTTTACCCGTAGAAACCACAGCCACATATACGCCAAAGCGAGGCTTGTGTCAGATTTATCGATGCATTACTGAATCTTCGATTGTCTCTACGTTTTACGTCATCATGCGGAGAATCACCGCCGGAAGACGGCATGTGGAAGAAATGAGAATAATTCATAAACAGGTAAACAACTATATCCGCTAGATGCAGTATTTATTCACCGACATTAAGGCCTTGGACATGAGCTAGATCGACCAGGTGCAATAACTGTAGGGTATCTTAAACACAATCATGAACTGAGAATGGCGTAACATGTCAACGACGTCGAACAACACCGGTCACCGTCAAAACACCCTCACCCACCTCTACTCTCCAGCCTTCCCTGGCCAGCATCTTGCCAACAGCTGGCCCCAGGCGAGATGTGCCATCATGGCTGTGGCGTCCGACACCAGTGATGATGCGAAAGCCTGATCGCGCCAAATCGCCGCCGCGCATGTACTTGGCGTCGCCAAGAGAGTCCCACCATGCGGCGACACGCGAACTGGCGATGCGAACGGCATCCTGGACCGAGACACCGTGCAGATCCAATGAATTTGAGGTTGACTGCGAATCGACTAGAGCATCGGCCGCAGCGGCAGCCTCCCGCTTTGCCCGCTCGAGATGATCTCGGCCCACCGAGGAGTAGTAAGCAGCTGCTCCTCCCATTAATTTGTCTGATTTTCCACGACGGTAAGCTGCTGAAGCTTTGTGGAAAGCCTCTGCACTGGCCACAAAGTGGTCGCCAGCGGTAACTCGAGCAGTACCGTAATCGCGAAGGACTCGCGACTCCACAGGAGGTCTCTTGggctcatcgtcatcgagatcCAAGGCGGGAGGCGCAGTGGTGATTTTGATCAGGTTAGACACAGAAGGAGCCGCTGGACGGGTGAGCATGGCGACTGCCAGTTCACCGGCAGCAGACGTCGAATTGCGAGTGATGTTCAGTAGGCCACCCAGTAGTGTTGGCGCAACAGACGGAAATTCTTGCGTCAATTCTGCAACTTGTGCAAGCATTACGGGGTGTCCATTGATATGTTTTTCCTCCGGCGCATGTGCCATCGCAAGAGATCGAATCGTCAGTGGCAGTGAGGCTCCGTTAGCATGATAAGCAGAAGTTACAGCCTCCTTCTTTAGGACAGGCAAAGTCCTAGAACAGATAAACTCGATATCTTTCTGACCAGCGTCCCATTTGTTCAGGGGGAGATTCTCATCCTGCAAATAACCTGAAGCTGCCGGAGAAGAGAGTCCCCGAACCGGATCGTTCTTATTCTTCCCCTTGCGCTTGcggttcttcttccgccCAGTGCCTCCAGTAGAACACTCCTCGAACCCATCGATGCCCTTTGGGATGGCAAGCTTAGttccatcttcgtcttcttgctgctcATCAAAGAACGCAATGTTCAATAGCACGTCCATGGCGCGATCAATATCACCGTCAGACTTCCTAAGCGAATGCTGCACAGTAAACCGATCCAAAGAAGGAAACATATCTGTCAGATAACAGACTTTGTCGTTCTCGGAAGCGCCCGATAGCGACAGCGATCCATCAGGGTTGATCGTGTAACGCAAAGAATTGCCCTGACTCCTTGTGCGCCTGTCGTCCAGACCCACGGAGGAGAAGTCGGACGCCAGACTGGTGATATCTGTTTCTCGCGACGGAGCAGTGCCGTTTTGCGAGCCGCTGGGCTCTGACAGGATGCCATCTGCGTCACCACTAGCGCCAGGACTCAGTCCGCTGGTTCCAGACGGATCGAAGGGTAGATCCTCCTGCTCCCATGCTGATAACTTCAGAGTGTCCAGGGTGTCGCGGAGTTGCTGGACCTGCGCGGGGTTTTCTAGGTCATAGTCGCAGACGATAGCCGTAAACAAAGCTGAATCCAGAGGAGGACAGTATTCCTTTTCGAGCTCCTAGACGTTCGAAACAGCACAAATCCAACAATTAGCTTCCTGTCCACGCAGGCTCCGGACGTGGAGAAACTGACTTTCAACAGGCTATTGTCTATGTCATCCATCTTCAAAATCGCTGATTATATGTCGACAGTGTATTCCATGCTTCTTTATCATTACTTGGAAAGTGAGAATCTTAGAATTTCCCTTGATCATCAAGCGGGGAGATCGAGGCTTTTTTGTGCTGTGAAACAACAAATTCATGGCGGGGAAGAGTCAACGATACACCAATCACAGATGACATAATAGGCTGTCTGTGATCCCATCCACCAGCCGGCTTTCGTGACCTCATTGATAAACTACTTACCTTAGGATTGTACAAACGTTTAAAGATAATCTAAGATCTAGAGAGCCCTTTAGATCATGAGCAGCATCTGATGGTACTTTGGTGCGGCATAACAGACATCTCTACATTCTCCTTTTAGCCACAGCACTCAGAATTCTGAAATCCTGTCATCGGCACTATATAAGCCAAAAGATGACCGGAAAGAAGCAAACACAGGTGCCCGGCCACCGATCAGTCAATGCCCGAAACTCAACCCTGTCCTTTGCCTACATTGACAAACAACTGGAATCCTTGCTCTTCCGATGACGTGTTTGGCTTCGCTGTCATGAACATCCAGGCTGTGAAGGATATTCAAGCAACGGTCTCATCTTCTAGGCCGTCACCCTCATTGCCGTCTTGAACCGCCACCGCGGCGGCCTCctcaccatcctctccgcccTGGGAAAAGTCGCCAGAACCAGACTGTCCTTGGTTTGTTTCGTCGTTACCGATTTGAGATCCAGAGGTCAAAGCTCCAGCTGGGAGAATCATATTCCCCGTGCCGGCTGAGGAGCCTGAGCTGCTCGTGGACGGAATGATGCCAGAGAACAACGACCCAAATGGATTGGTGTTTGAGCCTGCGCTGGTGCCAGAGGTACCCGTGCTCGCCAGATCACCAAAATTAAAGCCTCCGAGACCCTGGCGTTTATCTTTTTGGGAGCCTTGAATGGGGACGGCGAAGAGTGTCTCGCATaggctgaggaggatggTAATAGTCTTGAGATTCATGATG contains:
- a CDS encoding peptide-methionine (R)-S-oxide reductase: MRFQHFTRFLRILTTAPSITSLSPRSITRIPFPVSRATALKAAPTIPFLSSFFSSSAKAEESNMSYPEQRSEAEWRAVLSPEQFRVLREKGTEPPYTGEYDSHFSSKGVYTCAGCNAPLYKATHKFKSGCGWPAYFDSIPGAVTRHTDRSFGMERTEIVCSNCGGHLGHVFKGEGYPTPTDERHCVNSISLKFTEDEEAAKSKA